A single window of Flavobacterium sp. 140616W15 DNA harbors:
- a CDS encoding sulfite exporter TauE/SafE family protein, giving the protein MEYLGYFASIIIGISLGLIGGGGSILTIPILVYLFKINPGQATTYSLFIVGLTALFGSYSHYKMGNLKLKSALYFAIPSVISILIIREVIFPHIAATLFSIASYTVSKDFLIMLIFSILMITAAISMIRKNKPELKTTTTNYTQLSIIGFIVGIVTGFLGAGGGFLIIPALIFFANLPMKQAVGTSLLIIFINSSIGFGGDLYIGTPVDYTFLLEISGIALLGMLIGTQLSKRIDGAKLKPIFGWFVLVMGFYIITKEVFF; this is encoded by the coding sequence ATGGAATATTTAGGTTATTTTGCTTCAATTATCATAGGAATATCATTAGGCTTAATTGGCGGTGGAGGATCTATACTTACTATTCCAATTTTAGTTTATTTGTTCAAGATAAATCCAGGGCAAGCAACTACCTATTCTTTATTTATTGTTGGTTTAACAGCTTTATTTGGGAGTTACAGCCATTATAAAATGGGAAATCTCAAACTAAAATCGGCACTTTATTTTGCTATCCCATCCGTTATTTCCATATTGATTATACGAGAAGTAATCTTCCCTCATATCGCAGCAACATTATTTTCTATTGCTTCCTATACTGTTTCTAAGGATTTTTTAATCATGTTGATTTTTTCCATATTAATGATAACAGCAGCCATCTCGATGATCCGAAAAAACAAACCCGAATTAAAAACGACTACAACAAATTATACCCAACTAAGTATAATCGGATTTATAGTTGGAATTGTAACTGGTTTTCTGGGTGCTGGTGGAGGCTTTTTAATCATTCCTGCCTTAATATTCTTTGCTAATCTACCGATGAAGCAAGCCGTAGGAACTTCACTTCTTATTATTTTCATAAATTCTTCTATTGGTTTTGGAGGAGATTTATATATCGGAACTCCCGTAGATTATACCTTCCTATTAGAAATTTCTGGTATTGCACTTTTAGGGATGCTCATAGGAACACAACTTTCCAAAAGAATTGATGGTGCTAAATTGAAACCAATCTTTGGTTGGTTTGTACTTGTAATGGGATTTTATATTATTACTAAAGAAGTCTTCTTTTAA
- a CDS encoding SMI1/KNR4 family protein: MAKTITQFEESLFTEDDGSKFSKIKDKLIKSFSSTDREKVIEIFIQYSKNGKMLHWRNFLLTDIIDLIKKDETNYIDFFEFTITKPELTYWGIDGLIKTKGAKAYEPLIELAQNESLPTEVRAKAIKSIAIHSNQPFDRDLPKDPGYWKIEDFRINELLDWQNREYKQGAGYSKPKIHPTLKNPKTELEKAVSKLDAKLEIERSKQQDLSNPSDWLAIADESRIAAIEQKWKLPENYLLFLKNYSPINVFIDDEKFFQGLNLYGADDLIKSQNGYSFNSMTSEILSDWPPNYIVIADAGADPYCIDIAAITNNDAPIYTSMHGNGEWEFEKYTDSFVDFLKDIVE; the protein is encoded by the coding sequence ATGGCTAAAACAATCACACAATTCGAAGAAAGTTTATTTACAGAAGATGATGGAAGTAAATTCTCTAAAATAAAAGACAAACTAATAAAAAGCTTCTCTTCTACAGATAGAGAGAAAGTTATCGAAATTTTCATCCAATATTCTAAAAATGGCAAAATGCTACATTGGAGGAATTTCTTACTGACTGATATTATTGACCTTATAAAAAAAGACGAAACAAATTATATTGACTTCTTTGAATTTACAATTACAAAACCCGAACTCACTTATTGGGGAATCGATGGACTTATAAAAACAAAAGGAGCAAAAGCATATGAACCGCTCATTGAATTAGCTCAAAACGAAAGCTTACCAACTGAAGTTCGCGCAAAAGCCATCAAAAGTATTGCAATTCATAGTAACCAGCCATTTGACCGTGATCTACCAAAAGACCCTGGTTATTGGAAAATTGAAGATTTTAGAATCAATGAATTATTAGATTGGCAAAATAGAGAATACAAACAAGGGGCTGGTTATAGCAAACCGAAGATTCATCCGACGTTAAAAAATCCGAAAACAGAGTTAGAAAAAGCAGTTTCTAAACTAGATGCCAAATTAGAAATAGAAAGAAGTAAGCAACAAGATTTATCAAATCCTTCAGATTGGCTTGCTATTGCTGACGAAAGCAGAATTGCTGCCATAGAACAAAAATGGAAACTACCCGAAAATTATCTGTTATTTCTTAAAAACTATTCTCCAATCAACGTGTTTATTGACGATGAAAAATTCTTTCAAGGATTGAATTTATATGGCGCAGATGATTTAATCAAATCTCAAAATGGCTATTCATTTAACTCAATGACATCTGAAATTCTTAGTGATTGGCCACCCAATTATATTGTAATTGCCGATGCTGGCGCTGACCCATATTGCATTGACATCGCAGCTATCACAAACAACGATGCGCCAATTTACACAAGTATGCATGGAAATGGAGAATGGGAATTCGAAAAATACACCGATTCATTTGTTGATTTTTTAAAAGACATCGTAGAATAA
- a CDS encoding helix-turn-helix domain-containing protein codes for MSIATKPNHIGRKISRIRELKDMKQEALAQALGTNQQAISAIENSETIDEEKLREVAKALGVSVEAIKNFSEENVINYFNNFYDNSSGGNGIFNPTQCTFNPLDKLVESYDENKKLYERLLQAEKDKIEYLEKLLKEK; via the coding sequence ATGAGCATAGCAACAAAACCAAATCATATAGGGCGAAAAATTAGCCGTATTCGTGAACTAAAAGACATGAAACAAGAAGCTTTAGCACAAGCTTTAGGAACAAATCAGCAGGCTATATCGGCTATAGAGAATAGCGAAACCATAGACGAAGAAAAACTTAGAGAAGTTGCAAAAGCTCTTGGTGTAAGTGTAGAAGCTATCAAAAACTTTTCGGAAGAAAATGTCATTAATTATTTCAATAATTTTTATGACAATAGTAGTGGCGGAAATGGAATATTTAACCCTACTCAATGCACATTCAATCCTTTGGATAAACTGGTTGAATCTTACGATGAAAACAAAAAACTTTACGAACGTTTGTTACAAGCTGAAAAAGATAAAATTGAATATTTAGAAAAATTACTAAAAGAGAAATAA
- a CDS encoding DUF6438 domain-containing protein, with protein MKKALFIIIYFFVVNCYSQNKGLELPQSDFLRTKLEIEKSVHANSERFKKFELKKIHDFTPENSAEDSICRRIGDSLKINKDYYKVDFDNNGLIDILMIGDDYNCEESRAISCNFSSLVMMSFPKDSVRIYNVNISSGCLIPKIIEKNNQILLEVYNRKKGILSVKGDNVEQHTLIYKYDGFIDYNEMPVKHSIEKIEFSTSGCYGTCPVFALEIDSQRNSTFFAERFNFGTDEENMEKMLSYNREGTFRGIIKEENYNQILELLEYMNFMSLNDEYYEAQDDNQSSILKITYDSGKVKTINDYGLIGTYSLKKLYQMLFELRVNQKWK; from the coding sequence ATGAAAAAAGCACTTTTCATAATAATATACTTTTTTGTCGTTAATTGTTATTCTCAAAATAAAGGACTGGAATTGCCCCAAAGTGATTTCTTAAGAACAAAATTAGAAATTGAAAAATCTGTTCATGCAAATAGTGAAAGATTTAAAAAGTTTGAGCTAAAAAAAATACATGATTTTACTCCTGAAAATTCTGCAGAAGATTCAATCTGCAGAAGAATTGGAGATTCTTTAAAAATCAATAAAGACTATTATAAAGTAGATTTTGATAATAATGGTTTAATAGATATTCTAATGATAGGAGACGATTATAATTGTGAAGAATCTAGAGCTATATCTTGTAATTTCAGTTCTTTAGTTATGATGAGTTTTCCCAAAGATTCAGTGAGAATTTATAATGTTAATATAAGTTCAGGATGTCTTATTCCTAAAATTATTGAGAAAAATAATCAAATTTTATTAGAAGTTTATAACAGGAAAAAGGGGATTTTGAGTGTGAAAGGAGATAATGTTGAACAACATACATTAATTTACAAATATGATGGTTTTATTGATTATAATGAAATGCCAGTAAAACATTCTATAGAGAAGATTGAATTTTCTACTTCAGGCTGTTATGGAACTTGTCCAGTTTTTGCATTAGAGATTGATAGTCAAAGGAATTCGACTTTTTTTGCTGAACGCTTTAACTTTGGAACTGATGAAGAGAATATGGAAAAAATGTTATCTTACAATAGAGAAGGTACTTTCAGAGGTATAATAAAGGAAGAAAATTATAATCAAATTTTAGAATTATTAGAATACATGAACTTTATGAGTTTGAATGATGAATATTATGAAGCTCAGGATGATAATCAAAGTTCAATACTGAAGATTACATACGATAGTGGTAAAGTGAAAACTATTAATGATTATGGTTTAATAGGAACCTATAGTTTGAAAAAGTTGTATCAAATGTTATTTGAATTAAGAGTAAATCAGAAATGGAAATAA
- the cydB gene encoding cytochrome d ubiquinol oxidase subunit II translates to MEFFWYVVLMGILAVYIVLDGYDFGAGIIHLFFAKTEKDKKAITNAIGPFWDANEVWIIAAGGVLFFAFPILYASSFSGFYLPLIMILWLLIFRAIGLEMRGQIHHPMWEVVWDKAFGIASLLLALFFGIALGNIVRGVNLGMVVNGVSTQEAHFFFLPLWNPTFSPQANELGIIDWFTLFLGIVSVVALTIHGANWIIFKTNSSLNEKLKNVVFKLNIVLLILVFISLQIWHFIEPKPFHNFIETPILWVFPLITFIGIIGLFKVRTYKKDGSGFVFSTLFLVGGFASTAVSIFPNVLPSTNNVNPSLTIYNAAAHEYGLSVGMSWFFIALALVIVYFVIQYKVFSGKMDDIGYGEH, encoded by the coding sequence ATGGAATTTTTTTGGTACGTAGTTTTAATGGGAATTCTAGCCGTGTACATTGTATTAGATGGTTATGATTTTGGAGCAGGAATTATTCATTTATTTTTTGCTAAAACAGAAAAAGATAAAAAAGCAATAACCAATGCAATTGGCCCTTTTTGGGATGCTAACGAAGTATGGATTATTGCTGCAGGAGGAGTTTTGTTTTTTGCTTTTCCGATATTATATGCTTCTTCATTCAGTGGATTTTATTTGCCATTGATTATGATTTTATGGTTGCTTATTTTTAGAGCAATTGGACTCGAAATGCGAGGACAAATTCATCACCCCATGTGGGAAGTAGTTTGGGATAAAGCATTCGGAATTGCGAGCTTATTACTAGCTTTATTCTTTGGAATCGCTTTAGGTAACATTGTTCGCGGTGTAAATCTAGGTATGGTTGTAAATGGAGTTTCTACTCAGGAAGCTCATTTCTTCTTTTTGCCGTTGTGGAATCCTACCTTTAGTCCGCAAGCCAATGAATTAGGAATTATTGATTGGTTTACTCTATTTCTTGGAATTGTGAGTGTAGTTGCGCTTACAATTCATGGAGCCAATTGGATTATCTTTAAAACCAATTCTTCATTAAATGAAAAACTTAAAAATGTAGTTTTTAAACTTAATATCGTATTGCTGATTTTGGTTTTTATATCCTTGCAAATCTGGCATTTTATTGAGCCAAAACCATTTCATAATTTTATTGAAACGCCGATTTTATGGGTATTTCCTTTGATTACTTTTATTGGAATTATTGGATTGTTTAAAGTACGCACCTATAAAAAAGATGGTTCTGGATTTGTATTCTCAACACTGTTTCTTGTAGGAGGATTTGCTTCAACTGCTGTTTCAATTTTCCCGAATGTATTGCCATCAACAAATAATGTCAATCCTTCTTTAACGATTTACAATGCAGCAGCTCATGAATATGGTTTATCTGTAGGGATGAGTTGGTTTTTTATCGCTTTGGCATTGGTAATTGTATATTTCGTAATTCAATATAAAGTGTTCAGTGGTAAAATGGACGATATTGGGTATGGGGAGCATTAA
- a CDS encoding cytochrome ubiquinol oxidase subunit I, which translates to MEEMLFYDRMQFAFTITFHYLFPQLTMGLSLIIVYFKWKYLRTKNEQYNHATHFWMRIFALNFAMGVVTGIPMEFQFGTNWAKFSELTGGIIGQTLAMEGMFSFFLESSFLGIFLFGEKLLGHKWHFVTGLLICIGSWASGYLIIATHSWMQNPVGYEILENGRFVLTNFKALFLNPWLWPSYLHNQAASMVTSSFVVSGIGAFYVLSKKNLDYGKLFLKTGVVFGLISCVIVAVPTGDLLAKNVVKYQPVTFAAMEGIFHTEKKGSEIVLIGQPDVKDKKLDNKIAVPNILSFLTYGSWHEEIKGLDQFDESVHPTNISGLYYAYHIMVGLGTIFIGLMAFAVFQLCRKKLFETKWILWSLLFMLPFPYIANTAGWYTAELGRQPWLVYNLLRTAEGGSPTVSSGNTLFTLLGFIGLYLLLGMLFLLLVGKIINKGPHTEKI; encoded by the coding sequence ATGGAAGAAATGCTTTTTTATGACCGAATGCAGTTTGCATTTACAATAACTTTTCACTACCTCTTTCCGCAACTTACAATGGGACTTTCATTAATCATTGTATATTTTAAATGGAAATACCTTCGAACAAAAAACGAACAATACAATCACGCAACTCATTTTTGGATGAGAATCTTTGCATTGAATTTTGCAATGGGTGTGGTTACGGGAATACCAATGGAATTTCAGTTCGGAACCAATTGGGCTAAGTTTTCGGAATTAACAGGCGGAATTATTGGACAGACTCTTGCCATGGAAGGGATGTTTTCCTTTTTCTTAGAATCATCATTTCTTGGGATATTTTTATTTGGAGAAAAACTTCTCGGACATAAATGGCATTTTGTCACGGGATTACTTATATGTATTGGTTCGTGGGCAAGTGGCTATTTAATTATTGCGACACATTCCTGGATGCAAAATCCAGTAGGATATGAAATTCTTGAAAACGGAAGGTTTGTATTAACCAATTTTAAAGCCTTATTCCTTAATCCTTGGTTGTGGCCTTCTTATTTGCATAATCAAGCTGCGTCTATGGTAACGAGTTCATTTGTTGTTTCTGGAATTGGAGCTTTTTATGTTTTAAGTAAAAAGAATCTTGATTATGGGAAGCTATTCTTAAAGACGGGTGTTGTTTTCGGATTGATCTCTTGTGTAATTGTAGCTGTTCCAACGGGTGATTTATTAGCGAAAAATGTTGTAAAATACCAGCCTGTAACTTTTGCTGCTATGGAAGGAATTTTTCATACTGAGAAAAAAGGATCTGAAATTGTTCTTATAGGGCAACCTGATGTGAAAGATAAAAAATTAGATAATAAAATAGCTGTACCTAATATTTTGAGTTTCTTAACCTACGGAAGTTGGCATGAAGAAATTAAAGGATTAGATCAGTTTGATGAAAGTGTTCACCCAACTAATATCTCTGGATTGTATTATGCCTATCATATTATGGTAGGATTGGGAACAATATTTATTGGATTGATGGCTTTTGCTGTTTTTCAGCTTTGCAGGAAAAAATTATTCGAAACCAAATGGATTTTATGGTCGCTGCTTTTTATGCTTCCATTTCCATATATCGCTAATACAGCTGGATGGTACACTGCCGAATTGGGGCGTCAGCCTTGGTTGGTTTATAATTTATTGCGTACTGCCGAAGGTGGCTCTCCAACAGTTTCCTCAGGGAATACATTGTTTACATTGTTAGGATTTATAGGATTATATCTTTTATTGGGCATGTTGTTTTTGCTTTTGGTTGGAAAAATCATCAATAAAGGACCTCACACAGAAAAAATATAA
- a CDS encoding rhodanese-like domain-containing protein, with protein sequence MKIEQIYTGCLAQGAYYITCNGEAAIIDPLREIQPYLDRLNRDQVKLKYIFETHFHADFVSGHVDLSKETGAPIIYGPNAECGYDCVSATDGQEFKLGNITIKALHTPGHTMESTSYLLIDESGKDYALFSGDTLFIGDVGRPDLAQKAAGMTQDQLAAILFNSLRTKIMTLADDVIVYPAHGAGSACGKNMSKETVSTIGNQKATNYALRANMTEAEFITEVTDGLLPPPAYFSMNVAMNKSGYESFESVLHNGMKAIKVDEFEAVVEETGALILDTRNNSDFSKGFIPQSVNIGINGDFAPWVGTLIADVKQPIILVTEIGLEEETVTRLSRVGFDSIIGHLEGGFNAWKNAGYEIDTVNRITPDQFANEFKPEENKVIDIRKETEYSAEHIDDAYNKPLAYINDWVKDIDPKEHFYLHCAGGYRSMIAASILQARGFRNFTEIEGGFNAIAKTTIPKSDFVCQSKILK encoded by the coding sequence ATGAAAATTGAACAAATTTATACTGGATGTTTAGCACAAGGAGCATACTACATTACCTGTAATGGAGAAGCTGCTATTATAGATCCGCTCAGAGAAATACAGCCCTACTTAGATCGTTTAAATCGTGATCAGGTAAAACTAAAATACATTTTTGAAACTCATTTCCATGCCGATTTTGTTTCTGGACATGTTGATTTAAGCAAAGAAACTGGTGCACCAATTATATATGGCCCAAATGCTGAATGTGGATATGATTGTGTTTCTGCAACTGACGGTCAAGAATTTAAACTGGGAAACATAACTATAAAAGCATTACATACTCCAGGGCATACTATGGAGAGTACTTCCTATTTGTTAATCGATGAAAGCGGAAAAGATTATGCTCTTTTTTCTGGAGATACTTTATTTATAGGAGATGTTGGTCGCCCTGATTTAGCTCAAAAAGCTGCTGGAATGACACAAGATCAATTAGCTGCCATATTATTTAATTCGTTACGAACAAAAATAATGACTTTGGCAGATGATGTTATTGTATATCCGGCTCATGGTGCAGGAAGTGCTTGTGGTAAAAATATGAGCAAAGAAACAGTATCGACTATTGGAAACCAAAAAGCAACCAATTATGCTTTACGTGCTAATATGACTGAAGCAGAATTTATTACTGAAGTAACTGATGGATTATTGCCTCCTCCTGCTTATTTTAGCATGAATGTGGCTATGAACAAAAGTGGCTACGAAAGTTTTGAATCTGTTTTGCACAATGGAATGAAAGCTATTAAAGTAGATGAATTTGAAGCTGTAGTTGAAGAAACAGGCGCTTTAATTTTGGACACCAGAAACAACAGCGATTTTAGCAAAGGATTTATCCCACAATCAGTGAATATTGGTATTAATGGAGATTTTGCCCCTTGGGTAGGTACTTTAATTGCTGATGTAAAACAACCTATTATACTAGTAACCGAAATAGGATTAGAAGAAGAAACTGTGACTCGATTAAGCCGCGTAGGTTTCGATTCAATTATCGGTCATCTTGAAGGTGGATTTAATGCATGGAAAAATGCAGGTTACGAAATTGATACTGTAAACAGAATTACTCCTGATCAATTTGCAAACGAATTCAAACCTGAAGAAAATAAAGTAATCGATATTCGTAAAGAAACAGAATACAGTGCCGAACATATAGACGATGCTTATAACAAACCATTGGCTTATATTAATGACTGGGTAAAAGACATCGATCCAAAAGAACATTTTTATTTGCATTGCGCTGGTGGGTACAGAAGTATGATTGCTGCATCGATATTACAAGCACGCGGATTTAGAAACTTCACTGAAATTGAAGGTGGTTTTAATGCTATCGCAAAAACTACAATTCCAAAATCTGATTTTGTATGCCAAAGTAAGATTTTAAAATAA
- a CDS encoding YeeE/YedE family protein — translation MNLIEIIKEPWPWYVSGPLIGLTVPILLIFGNKAFGISSSLRHICAMCIPANISFFKYDWKKESWNLFFVFGIFLGGVIATAFLSNPNAIEINSKLTTELATYGITDNSGLMPAQLFSWESLLTLRGFIMIVVGGFLVGFGTRYAGGCTSGHSIMGISNLQWPSLVATICFMIGGFVMANLILPYILSL, via the coding sequence ATGAATTTAATCGAAATCATAAAAGAACCATGGCCTTGGTACGTTTCAGGTCCGTTAATAGGATTGACAGTTCCTATTTTACTAATTTTTGGCAACAAAGCATTTGGTATTAGTTCGTCTTTACGCCATATATGTGCCATGTGTATTCCTGCAAACATTTCATTCTTTAAATACGATTGGAAAAAAGAAAGTTGGAATTTATTTTTTGTATTCGGAATATTCTTAGGCGGAGTCATTGCGACTGCTTTCTTATCAAATCCTAATGCAATCGAAATAAACTCAAAACTTACTACAGAATTAGCTACTTATGGTATTACCGATAATTCAGGATTAATGCCTGCACAGCTTTTTTCATGGGAAAGTTTATTAACATTACGTGGATTTATAATGATTGTAGTTGGTGGTTTTCTTGTAGGTTTCGGAACGCGTTATGCTGGCGGATGTACAAGCGGACATTCAATCATGGGAATTTCTAATTTACAATGGCCATCATTAGTAGCGACAATTTGCTTCATGATTGGCGGATTTGTTATGGCAAACCTGATTCTTCCTTACATACTTTCACTTTAA